The Nerophis lumbriciformis linkage group LG09, RoL_Nlum_v2.1, whole genome shotgun sequence nucleotide sequence TTCCGCTTTAAAATCTGAGATAAGGATGCAGACAGCTGTGAGGGTGAAGCAAGAATCTTTCACTATGCAAAGTCCACAATGactgtgggaaaaaaataaataaaaggaggAGCGGCACAAGCTGTGCAGCATCTCTGAGTCACTGCCACAGCTTGATGTTCGTCCCCCGGCGACTGCAgatggcaaaaacaaaaaaagctacCAGGTTAATTTGGTGCTGTTTACTCTGAAATAGGCAGCCTGGGATTACAGTCCAGGCAAAAACAAGGCAGAAATGTAAACCATCTCATTTTGAAACAATAGGAATCTCCACATAATCAAAGGTTTTTGTAAGGAGGTTTTGTAGTCACTTTTCCCATATGGATGTCTCATACAATCTTCTGGCTTAATTTTCTTGGAGACACTTTTGGTATAATAGCTTGTGTTGTAGTCTGGGGAGTCAAATTTGCCTAGGGGTTGAACACAATCTGTTCCGGGAACGCTGGTCAACCTCCAATTTGTTCAGATTTAACCATTTTctccataataaataaataaatgggttatacttgtatagcgcttttctaccttcaaggtactcaaagcgctttgacagtatttccacattcacccgttcacacacacattcacacactgatggcgggagctgccatgcaaggcgctaaccagcagccatcaggagcaaggggtgaagtgtcttgcccaaggacacaacggacgtgactaggatggtagaaggtggggattgaaccccagtaaccagcaaccctccgattgctgacacggccactctaccaacttcgccacgccgtccataaaaaaatcacataactAATCAGTTCCCGGGTCAAACTATCACCATCATAACACACTTATTTAATGTGACAGCAATGTTTTACTTAATATCAAAGTTAATCACagaataataaaacaaaactaaagGGGCAACAGGTGTTTCCTGAGCCAGAAAGAGTTACAAACTCTTCCTTGAGCAATTTTAGTACTTTTGGGGCCTTTCAGAGGTTTGAACTGTACGGTTATGAGGTTCTGGAACTCAGGAGACAACGTGTGTGTCCTCTAAACATTTGACCCCTGGTTTTcccataggaggaagaggatcaaGGCAAGCGTCAGGTCTTAGTCCTTGGCCTGGATGGAGCCGGGAAGAGCAGCATGCTCCAGCGTTTGACCCCCGGAGGTGTTAAGAGAAGCTGCTGCCGACCCACAAGAGGCTTCAATTTCATGAGCATCAGTGCGCCCGCTTGTCAGCTGAACTTCCTGGAAAGTAAGAACCACCCCCCATACATCAGAGCATCCATCCACATAAAGTCAACtgttttttccactctactggtactttaattcACGCTATTGAACTAAGGCGCTAAAGTGTTATTAAATTATCACGTTCATTTTCGATTAATTTACTTATTGGCACAGACCTAATTTTCACGCTGCGCCACCAAAACTAAATCAAAATTGACAATCTGATATTTCTTTATTTATCTGTATTTGCCAGTTGTTGACTAGCACTAGATCCAGATAAAAGAGCAAATTTTACttcaaagggaactgcactttttttaaattctgcctatcattcacaatcattattagagaaaatattttttttcaatgcattctaactcggaaataaaagtcagcttataaTGCTGCCAATGGAAGTGCTCTATTCCGACCACAAACCCCcccaaaaacatccaaaaactgccaacaatactgcaTTTACATTTGGAGACTTGAATAtttaccaagtattagtgatattgttattataagcgctaacgcagacaaactatttatagtggcatCGTGATCAGAGTGAGCtaaatgcctctcacctggatagtagaaggataaggacataatccgacaagttggttaaCTTTGGCAtctaatttagacccggaaatgtcgAGAAAAACGCGAAAAGTCGCTTGGTTCCACCATTCCTTTTTTTCGTgagaattatgagtcattcttcatctaaacgagaaTACATCAACATCCTAGCAGTAGGCATCCTAGTGACAGCGGACATTGTACAAtaagtaatgttttattatgtttgttgactctcatgtttgcatgagtagtaatcagtgatgtcgaaggaaaaagcgatttttgtgtcgttctcgctagttccaggtcctaaatggctgtcaaagtgtcccaacttttcggattatatcctcagccatctacttttcaggtcagaggcatgatttatgatctacaataaacttacagggaagcgaggaagcagcagaccactcgatgatgtaaacatagggacacacggaagtgacCACGTCGccgatagtttgtctgtgttagcgcttatagtaccgtaacaatatcacaaatacttggttggagtattgttggcgctttttgaatggttatttatcagattttatgggcTTAATAGTCGAGATCCCATTGGCTTCGTGGTAAGcgtacttttatttacgtttattaaatatttagattGCATTAGAAAAAAATGaatttgtcgtcatgtctttcatgattgtgaatgaaaaaaagtgcagttcccctttgatagGCCGACTCCAATAGGCTCcaatgtaagcagacttttgatcatgtttatttactagttagaatgcataaaaaaataaaaacatgtgttcttgtcttacatagggattgtaaatgataggctttttttttaaagtttcccCTTTAAAGATATTATATGTATTATCTACCGAAATCATGCTATGGATATTTTGTCATATTCCTGGTCAGCCAGTAAATTAAAGCTGTGCTGCTACCTATCTGGAGGCTTGTGTATCGTTCGAGCAAGAAAAAAAGTAGTTAATATTAGAAGTCCCACTGCCTCTCATGGCCCCCCTTACCTACTATTAGATATATTGCAGCATCTCTGTATAGAAGTATTTGTTTTCTATTACTTTATCATTTGTCATGTTTGTTGGTGTGAAAAGTCGGCGGCGGCAAGGAACTGCGGCAGTACTGGTCAGAATATCTGATAAGGACTCACATTCTGGTGTATGTAGTGGACTCCTCTGATCGGAGCCGCTTTCACTTGGCCAAGTCGGAGCTGCACCACCTCCTGAAAGGTCAGCCCCAGCTTCCTGTGGTGATCCTGTGCAACAAACAGGTAAAGAAAAGAGGTTGTTAGACAATGTTATAATTACTACACCAGCATTTCTTACCCCTCTTACCAGGATAAACCAAACGCCGTGAGTGTGTCCGAGCTCCACGAAGCCTTGTCTCTGGGCTCCGTGGTGGAGGACAGGAAGTTGTTCATCTTGGCAACGCAGCTAGGATCAGACGGAGCCCTGAAGAACTCCTGCCAAGGCCTGGACAGTTTCCAGGACCTCCTGCTTGAGATAATCTGATCCCTGTGACTGCTTGCAGACCAAGGAAAAAGGATGAACTGTTTTTATGAGCAAAGATGAGCTAAACCCGGCAactcatcatttttttttaaagttcatttTAATTATCTCTGTGCACATTCTGGCTTGTTTTGGCATGTCGACTGCAGATTATGCACCAGGACGAGTGACTTATTTTAATAGTCTGTGACAGGTTTACAGGAAGGTGTTTTTTATGATAAGTCTTGTCTATAATGCATCGAATGTTTGGATCATGTTTCAAAAGATTTCTACAGCAACTCTTTTTGGGTAATCGTGGTAAAAAATAGAGACGTAAAGAGGCTGTatgaccattctaaaaccttagaaCAAGTTGGTGAGCTGTTTAGGTTCCTGAAAATCgcaaacatacatacatctatCTTGCGAGGCATTACAGCGTTGTACTGTAAATATCTTTCTGGGAAAATATATCTCTAAAGTTAAATCAGCATCATGCATGACTTCTGCTCAATTAGCATCCAAGATTAACTCACCTAACCGGTTTTGCTTTTTTGTGATGCGATGGGTTTGACTTAAATGGCAAAGAGGAAACCTGTGATAACCTTAGAACAGCAAATTAGACCCACTGCCAGCTTGGAAGAGAGCATTTTGTTAAGTATTGGTTGCATACAGAAGTGGATTTTACCAACATAGTTGTCCCTTGCCCTTCAAATTTTGCGGCTTTACCAAAGCgcagattttttaaaatatatatgtgtattttttaaagcatattttacacttttttggtCCTTAATCAAGCATTTCAAGCATTAAAATGGTTCAACTAAAAATTAGCAATACtatagtagtattggccactaaatTTGACCAAACTAATCAGAAcgtgctgttcagtattgtggccactgattggctaagCCTCAggtagcattactatattggatgagAAGAGTGTAAAGGCAAATAAAGGGGatcatttcatgtctagaggtctCTCaagtttaaacatttttatttagaaGGTAGTAAACAGGTTTTATTGTGCTCTGGTTATGAAAATAGATTTTTGGACAAAAGTTCAGGATTTTGCTTACACAAGTCACCATGGTgtccttttaattttttacataaCTGTAAAAAACACATAGCTGAGAGCATACTGGCTAATGACTAGCACGAAATGAAACAAGAGCACATTTTTACTGTCCATTTTGTTGGTGTATTCAAGATGCAAGTAGTTTTTACATTCATTTAGTTTTATAATTCaggggttaacttatttttaacacttgtagGACAATTCTGGATGTTCAAATGTTACTCAAAAAAAGCTCATGTTTTACGGCAACAACTTATGTAAAACTTCAACAAACATCGAAAAATGAATGGTGTTTAAAATGCGGCACATCCAAAACAAATCAAATTTTTCTTTGGCCTTTTTGATGTTATTGAGGCCACAGTGAGGAAGCAAAAAGAAACGGCTCATCGCTCATCTTTTGTAGCTGTTTTGGACTATGGCTTCGTTCATGCAGCGAGTTAGAGCAGCAGTCATTTGTAATGAATGTGATGTTTTATTCTGTTTGATGCGCTGCAGTTCTAAAAGATGTTTTGGCAGCGTATTGATGGCCGCACTTTTATGACGAGACCTGCATTGGtctttgtacagtatgtgttgaTGCAAAGTGGTGTAGCATCTGTGCATGTTATAACACATTTTAAATGTGtggaaaatattaaatatatgtattgtCTTTTCAGCCTCCTATTACGAATTCACAGTATGTACACACGTTGTGACATTGTTCATACCAGTGCAAACACAAGCATCAATCCATACCATCTACCGGTATACTATACTTCTTGTTTGACTGGGCAAAGTTCCACAAGCAGCAGGTTTCATAGAGCAGGTTAGTCATTGTTTAGTGCAAATAAAAGATCAAGTTTGTTATGAATTGCAAGTGTGACATAGCTGCTCTGTGACACAATATGAACATTGATTGTGGAAACATTTTATTAGGACATATCAAAGCACACAGTAGACTTGAAAGATTAtaataaagtccatccatccattttctaccgcttgtccaaagTATATTTCACTATTTTCTAAGGTGCTAAAGACCATTCGGTTGTTTTTTCAAGCAATGTTGGCTGTATTAAAAGAATATACATGTAGGTCGAAGATTCGTTGTTAGAACAGTCATCACTGGTCCTTAAATTCAGCTAAAATGACAAAAGCTACACAAAAATATTGTTCCTAAATGATCCCACATATGCCTTAAACTACTGTGATCATGCATTTTAATAGATTTTCCTCAGTATTTGTCAACAGCGAGCAATACCTTttccattcaaagcatgcagaaaAAAAGctttcattaaaaacaaacaaaaaaaacaattgctTGACTTTGATGTTGGATAATGGTGCatctgtgtgttgtatttcttatgtttaaaaaaagggaGTGGAGCTAAGTATACAAACTTGCCTTTAAAGGGTAAATACtccaaataaaaacataaattttTACTTCATGTTGAAGTCATTTCAAAAGATTGTCTAATATAAAGTGGAAAACAATACTGATGGGAAGCTGGCAATGTTTTGTCATTAGGGACAAATGAGTGAGGATATTACACTGGGGGATATGGACCTAAACTGATATCCCGGTATTTCTAAGTCGAATGGCGATAAACAGTACGGTATATTATGGtattttaaacaaaacatgagaAGTGTTTACTTTATACTCAACACCACATTACTGTAATGACCAGTGTTCtgcaaattactttaaaaaaaattaattgtagtTACCAAAAAATACATTTCATTACTAATGGAAATACTCTTTAATCAATGTAATTTATAATTAATGCGTTACTTAAATAACTTTACGCAGTTGAGAGTTTTATGAGAGCAGCGTGTGTGTTACCAAGCAACGTGTGACGTCATTGAGGGTTTCAACTGaacttggataggctccagcacccccgcaaccccgaaagggacaagcggtagataacAGACGGATGGATATTTTTGCTAGCTTTAGCTGCGTTAGCAGGGACAGTTTGTCGGCTGTGACGGCTACTCCTTTGAATCTTTTCCCTGGCTTGTGTTACCTCTGGTCAATAAAGAGGAGCCGCTGCCTCGCTCCCCGCCAGCCGCCGGAGATACGGTGCAGGTACGTCAGCTGTGCGCGGTAGCAACTCCAGACGCGTGCTAGACCTTTCCTACCCCGACTCAGCTACGGTGTCTGCCGAGTCCCCTGACGGCGGCGTGCCGCAACAAAGGCACATAAAAGATACCGGTATGGCGGTATATTctcaaatataaatgtttttctaAAATACACCGGTATTAACCATAATACCTGTATATTGTGAGGATATTTAAAAGGACCCTTTCAGGCTAAAGTTCTGGGTTAACTTTTCTTACTAGGCCTTTACTAGGCCACtgacttatccatccatccatcttctaccgcttgtccctttcggggtcgcgaagggtgctggagcctatcccagctgcacttgggcagaaggcggggtacaccctggacaagtcgccaactaatcgcagggccaacacagatagacaacattcacacactagggacaatttagtgttgccaatcaacctatccccgggtgtgtttggaagtgggaggaagccggagtacccggggggaacccacgcagtcacggggagaacatgcagacTTTACAcaaaaagaccccgagcccggggatggaACCCACTAGGagcgaggcacacgcactaacccctgtgacaccgtgctgcccacactgacttgtgtaaaaaaaatttaaaaaaaaaaagtgttttgggaAGCAGACATATTTTGTCATTGGTGACCGGTgaaagtttttttcttttaattttgatggACCTCTTATtggttaatgtattttttttttactggaggtTTTGCTGTCAACAATCATCTGtaataaaattcataaatatagtTCTCCACACACACATTTCTCAGTCCTTATGTGGAATTGTGATTTCACATCAAGCTAACGCCTGCAGCAGACGCCGACAGTAACTCCTGACTAGTTTAGCAATGATCTCACCCATTTAGCGTTCCGAAAAATGTTTGTACTCTCACTTGTGGAGTCTGTAATGTCCTCACTGGATCGTCGGCTCAGGGGAGACGAGCGAGCTGATGAAAGAGTCATAGTGCGCAGAGTGGCAGCGCTTGTACTCGTTAATTTTCCTCTTGATCTGTTTGGGTGTGTCTTGATAGTAGTTCTTCTCGTCGCGGGCCATTGCCTACGAGTGAACACAGTAGCAAGTCAAATTGGTGAAACCAAGGAAAAGATATTCCAAGAATTGTATTGAGGATCATGCTGTTGAAAaccataaaaaaatcagtgtgaataAAGTATTTTTAATGGGCTGCATACCACACCGAGTTAAACACTTGGGTGGTTTGTACAATATGCTCTCCAGCGTGTCTTTTCAATCTGTAGTTCCAGCGGCCTTGAAGGAACAACACGTACATTTGTGCTTTAGCTTCATCCTTGGCGCAAAGTTGTAATATGGTAAAACATCCACAATTAAACACTACCTACTTGGTATGCTGGTTGACCGTGAAGTTGTGCCAAtctcaaaaaatttaaaaattattaaTTCACTTTAAGGCTCTACCTGTTGAAAACCTTTACCAACAGTGCAGGTAATATTTCAAGAGCCACttgagggaggggagggggggggagatattgtagcgtcccggaagagttagtgctgcaaggggttctgggtatttattctgttgtgttacggtgcggatgttctcctaaaatgtgtttgtcattcttgtttcgtgtgggttcagtgtggcgcatatttgtaacagtgttaaagttgtttatacagccaccctcagtgtgacctgtatggctgttgaccaggtatgctttgcattcacttgtgtgtgtgaaaagccgtagatattatgtgattgggccggcacgcaaaggcagtgcctttaaggtttattggcgctctgtacttccccctacgtccgtatacacagcggcgttttaaaaagtcataaattttacttttgaaaccgataccgataatttccgatattacattttaaagcatttatcggccgataatataggcagtccgatattatcggacatctctagtaatcaatcaatcaaagtttatttatatagccctaaatcacgagtgtctcaaagggctgcacaagccacaacgacgagCAAGGAGACTAATTtaacttatttttgtaatttttcttcaaacttcttttttttccccacacagttttgtgcaaataaatgatatgcattcaagtaaaatgttgtaaaaatgttcctggatgacaatgtgccaataatgcatttgtgtacaaatattgaggTATTTTCTTAAAGGTGATTGCAGTTAAACAAGCGagcaatcacctgtgattaataatgatgtatccaaattccaaaatatgattaatctgatttaaaaaaataatcatctgACAGACATACTAAAAAGGTGTTCTGGTTTCAATACAAAGTTTACCATAGGACAGGGTTGTCAAACCTGTTTATATTGAGGGCCTCAtcacaattatggctgcccttagagggccacttgtaacagtgaatatatatgataataaacgTCTAGTAGCCTCGTAACAAAATTAGCATTGGCAACTGTATTTgattagttttttggttttttacaaacagaatattaataactTGTTTTGACATATAAAGTTAAGGTGTCAACCAGATATTTAAGTTTTGattaccaaaaataaaaattttctTGGAACCTCTTGTTGCAAAATCGGTGAAGTACATTTATACAGCGCttctctctagtgactcaaagcgctttacatagtgaacccattatctaagttacatttaaaacagtgtggg carries:
- the arl10 gene encoding ADP-ribosylation factor-like 10, giving the protein MVLLRHISVALSAAVAALGSALFVALNYFYRKRIWLPNAEYCTIQEEEEDQGKRQVLVLGLDGAGKSSMLQRLTPGGVKRSCCRPTRGFNFMSISAPACQLNFLEIGGGKELRQYWSEYLIRTHILVYVVDSSDRSRFHLAKSELHHLLKGQPQLPVVILCNKQDKPNAVSVSELHEALSLGSVVEDRKLFILATQLGSDGALKNSCQGLDSFQDLLLEII